The bacterium genome includes the window GAGAACCTGGATGCAGAATTTTCCGCTGGTATGCAGAATTAATGTGATAGAGCCTGATCACATGGAACTGGTTTATTCAATGGGTGTGGAAAAGCTGGCCGGAATTGAACTTCCGGAAAGAGGGAAATATATCAGAAGTATTTATTGTGAAATGGCTCGTGTAGCATCACATCTGTTCGGATTATGGGCCTATTCTAATATGCTTGGTTTTGATACTGTAGCGCAATGGGCCATGTACCATAGAGACCTTTTACTGGATATGTTTGAAGAACTGACAGGGGCAAGAGTCTATCATATATATATTCGTCCAGGCGGGGTAAGACGTGATTTCCCTGAAGGTTTTACAGACAGGCTCGTAGAAACTCTCCATAAAATCGGCGGAAAAGTACCGGATTATAACGAGACATTTTTTGAAAACAGGCTGTTTCAAAAAAGAGCCGAGGGCATTGGGATTATCACACGTGAGGAAGCTGTCAGCATGGGAGCTGTCGGGCACACGATTAAGGCAACAGGAATGAAATATGATATAAGAAAAATTGAGCCCTATGCTGCGTATGATCAGGTTGAATTTGATATTCCGACCAGAAAAAATGGCGACGCCTATTCCAGACTCCTGACAATCAGGGATGATATGATAGAAAGTGTGCATATGATATTCAAACTTATTGATAAAATGCCTAAGAAGGGTGAGGTCTGCGCTAAAACACCAAATCCGTTCAAATGGACTATTCCAGAAGGTGATGCGTATGTACGATGTGAATCATCCCGCGGTGAGCTCGGACTTTATATGGTTAGTGATGGTGGGGATAAGCCTTATAGAGTTCACTTTAATACGCCCTCCTATAATCATGGCTTGACAGTTCTTGAAAAAGCACTTGTAGGTGAGAGCGTTTCTGATGTAGGAAACATAATGATGAGTTTATATGTTGTTGCTCCGGAAATAGACAGGTAACCCTTAAAAAATAGGTATAAAGATGTCTAATACTAGTTATTTAAATCCATTAAAAGCAGTGAAGTATCTGTTTAAAAAACCGCAGACACTGCAATATCCGTTTGAGACCAATCCAATTGCGGACAGATACAGGGGATTCCATAAAAATGATTGGGAAAAATGTACCGGGTGTGGAAATTGTGCGGATATCTGTCCGAATAAAGCGATTGAAATGGTAAAAATAGATGAATTG containing:
- a CDS encoding NADH-quinone oxidoreductase subunit D; this encodes MRELELYYGPQHLGMVGNFSITLKVQGDRIVKADANPGYLHRGFEKLMEQRTWMQNFPLVCRINVIEPDHMELVYSMGVEKLAGIELPERGKYIRSIYCEMARVASHLFGLWAYSNMLGFDTVAQWAMYHRDLLLDMFEELTGARVYHIYIRPGGVRRDFPEGFTDRLVETLHKIGGKVPDYNETFFENRLFQKRAEGIGIITREEAVSMGAVGHTIKATGMKYDIRKIEPYAAYDQVEFDIPTRKNGDAYSRLLTIRDDMIESVHMIFKLIDKMPKKGEVCAKTPNPFKWTIPEGDAYVRCESSRGELGLYMVSDGGDKPYRVHFNTPSYNHGLTVLEKALVGESVSDVGNIMMSLYVVAPEIDR